The following coding sequences lie in one Amycolatopsis cihanbeyliensis genomic window:
- a CDS encoding choline/carnitine O-acyltransferase, with translation MTVNSSPEWSTRTFGNEDRLPRVPLPTLEDSCTRFLEWCEPLLTEDERARTGAAVAEFLRPDSAARALHAELERYDASEGVRSWLDRFWPARYLGRRDRIALNANFFFLFQESDQGQVERAAGLVAAAVGYKKLLDQESIPPVVQRGAAHSMEQHKFLFSTTRIPGAVQDTVRAPYSAERPGPASARHIAVFFRGNIFRLDVLGPDGHPYTLDDLAAGLRSVLKAGAARADTEDAVGHLTTKARAEWAASRQALLAAERGNADALEAVEGALFCVCLEDFAPESTQQACDQLLHGDSGNRWFDKAVSLIVFADGTAGINVEHCGLDGTTILSFVDTLLSTPAREHSARSGARTQGMPAVDPVEFVLDDELRADVRAAGAAFAAYAADTATTTVSFDFGADQIKGLRCSPDAFAQLAYQLAHRRSKGVTGATYESIATRQYQNGRTEAMRVVTPEILRFVAAMEDPGTDPATRRAAFRAAADKHVSRAKECQQGQAPEQHLWELQLIQQREGEPLGATEPLALYDSPGWTIMRNDYLSTSSAPSTHIQYFGFGSTSGTCIGVAYVLLPQRWNLYLSTPRPVAEQMFAFARQLTVAVEELRELLATGEPQP, from the coding sequence ATGACAGTGAACAGCAGCCCGGAATGGTCCACCCGTACCTTCGGCAACGAGGACCGCCTGCCGCGCGTGCCGCTACCCACCCTCGAGGACAGCTGCACGAGGTTCCTCGAATGGTGTGAACCCCTGCTGACCGAGGACGAGCGGGCTCGAACCGGGGCGGCGGTGGCGGAGTTCCTCCGGCCCGACAGCGCGGCCCGCGCACTGCATGCCGAGCTCGAGCGGTACGACGCGTCCGAGGGTGTGCGCAGCTGGCTGGACCGGTTCTGGCCCGCCCGGTATCTCGGCAGGCGGGACCGCATCGCGCTGAACGCGAACTTCTTCTTCCTGTTCCAGGAGTCGGATCAGGGGCAGGTCGAGCGGGCGGCCGGGCTGGTCGCCGCGGCGGTGGGCTACAAGAAGCTGCTCGACCAGGAGTCGATCCCCCCGGTGGTGCAGCGTGGTGCCGCGCATTCCATGGAGCAGCACAAGTTCCTGTTCTCCACCACCCGGATCCCCGGAGCGGTCCAGGACACCGTGCGTGCACCGTACAGCGCGGAGCGGCCGGGTCCGGCTTCGGCACGCCATATCGCCGTGTTCTTCCGCGGCAACATCTTCCGGCTGGACGTGCTGGGTCCGGACGGGCACCCGTACACCCTGGACGACCTCGCGGCGGGGCTCCGCTCGGTGCTCAAGGCCGGCGCGGCGCGCGCGGACACCGAGGACGCGGTCGGGCACCTGACCACCAAGGCCCGCGCCGAGTGGGCGGCGAGCAGGCAGGCGTTGCTGGCGGCGGAACGGGGAAACGCCGACGCACTCGAGGCCGTGGAGGGCGCGTTGTTCTGCGTGTGCCTCGAGGATTTCGCCCCGGAGAGCACCCAGCAGGCCTGCGACCAGCTGCTGCACGGGGACAGCGGCAACCGGTGGTTCGACAAGGCGGTCTCGCTGATCGTCTTCGCGGACGGCACGGCGGGGATCAACGTGGAGCACTGTGGCCTGGACGGCACCACGATCCTCAGCTTCGTGGACACCCTGCTGAGCACGCCCGCGCGGGAACATTCGGCACGGTCCGGCGCCCGGACGCAGGGTATGCCCGCGGTGGATCCGGTGGAGTTCGTGCTGGACGACGAGCTGCGGGCGGACGTACGGGCCGCCGGCGCCGCGTTCGCCGCCTACGCGGCCGACACGGCCACCACCACGGTGTCGTTCGACTTCGGCGCGGACCAGATCAAGGGGCTGCGCTGCTCGCCGGACGCCTTCGCGCAGCTGGCCTACCAGCTCGCGCACCGGCGTTCCAAGGGAGTTACCGGCGCCACCTACGAGTCGATCGCCACCCGGCAGTACCAGAACGGGCGCACCGAGGCCATGCGCGTGGTGACCCCCGAGATACTGCGATTCGTGGCCGCGATGGAGGATCCCGGCACCGATCCGGCCACCCGCAGGGCCGCGTTCCGCGCGGCCGCCGACAAGCACGTCTCCCGCGCCAAGGAGTGCCAGCAGGGGCAGGCGCCCGAGCAGCACCTGTGGGAGCTGCAACTGATCCAGCAGCGGGAGGGCGAGCCGCTGGGCGCGACCGAGCCGCTCGCGCTGTACGACAGCCCCGGCTGGACCATCATGCGCAACGACTACCTGAGCACCAGCTCGGCCCCGTCGACCCATATCCAGTACTTCGGCTTCGGGTCCACCAGCGGCACCTGCATCGGGGTCGCGTACGTGCTGCTGCCGCAGCGGTGGAACCTGTACCTGAGCACGCCGCGACCGGTCGCGGAGCAGATGTTCGCCTTCGCCCGCCAGCTCACGGTCGCGGTCGAGGAACTCCGCGAGCTGCTGGCCACGGGGGAGCCGCAGCCGTAG
- a CDS encoding HalD/BesD family halogenase — MVDTDRYPLAEPAGTALAEIVSVVHRELRDVGCSVLPDFIRPELQDELRRECAEIAPLAHDDMEVVNAYNIATDTPLPADHPGRTTMERGNAFVAHDHIPSHSIIHQLYRSVEFQCFIAACFELPQIHELADPLSKLCLNVISPGLSHPWHFDTNEFTVSLLTQESEQGGVFEYCPNIRSARAENFPDVRAVLDGRGERAIRRLTLRPGDLQLFKGRYSLHRVTPVRGETARHSAILAYSERPGVVGSVARTRQLFGRVLPEHLAAERRAVRGDQLLD, encoded by the coding sequence GTGGTGGACACGGATCGCTACCCGCTCGCGGAACCGGCGGGTACGGCGTTGGCGGAAATCGTCTCCGTGGTCCATCGCGAGCTGCGGGACGTGGGATGCAGCGTGCTCCCCGATTTCATCCGTCCCGAGTTGCAGGACGAACTCCGGCGGGAATGCGCCGAGATCGCGCCGCTCGCGCACGACGACATGGAGGTGGTCAACGCCTACAACATCGCGACGGACACACCGTTGCCGGCGGACCATCCCGGTCGCACCACAATGGAACGTGGAAATGCGTTCGTCGCGCATGACCACATACCGTCACATTCTATTATCCACCAGCTGTACCGCAGCGTGGAGTTCCAATGCTTTATCGCCGCCTGCTTCGAGCTCCCGCAGATTCACGAGCTCGCCGACCCGCTGTCGAAGCTGTGCCTCAACGTGATCTCACCGGGACTGTCCCATCCCTGGCACTTCGACACCAACGAGTTCACGGTGAGCCTGCTGACCCAAGAGTCCGAGCAAGGTGGAGTGTTCGAGTACTGCCCGAATATCCGGTCCGCGCGGGCGGAGAACTTTCCCGACGTCCGTGCGGTGCTGGACGGCCGCGGTGAGCGCGCCATCCGGCGGCTGACCCTGCGCCCCGGCGACCTCCAGCTGTTCAAGGGGCGGTACTCGCTGCATCGCGTCACGCCGGTGCGCGGCGAGACGGCTCGGCACTCGGCGATCCTCGCCTACAGCGAGCGGCCGGGCGTGGTGGGCAGCGTGGCACGGACCCGGCAGCTGTTCGGCCGGGTCCTGCCAGAACATCTCGCCGCCGAACGCCGCGCGGTCCGCGGCGACCAACTGCTTGACTAG
- the sbnB gene encoding 2,3-diaminopropionate biosynthesis protein SbnB produces MSGMAPPPLHVMTAAEVSRVVEGDRQGALDAVRGAYLAHHRGDTVNPHSSFLRFPRRERDRIIALPAYLGDQQEVAGIKWIASWPGNTAQGIPRASAMLILNDMATGYPYAMLESSIVSATRTAASAVLAAEELLGGREAKRVGFIGTGLIAEHVRRFLRDLDWRIGSYRLFDLDPAAAARFGETIGTDGGAEARVSEDAAGAFADADLVVIATVAGEPHLVDPDLLAQAPVVLHLSLRDLSPELILASTNVTDDADHAVRERTSLHLAEQRTGNRTFVHGTIGEVLDGTLRPVPGRATVFTPFGLGVLDLAVGRWVHDRLTAQGGGLPIPGFFDATE; encoded by the coding sequence ATGTCCGGTATGGCGCCACCGCCGCTGCACGTCATGACGGCCGCCGAGGTGTCGAGGGTGGTGGAAGGCGATCGGCAGGGTGCGCTCGACGCGGTACGCGGCGCGTACCTGGCGCACCACCGCGGCGACACCGTGAATCCGCACTCCAGCTTCCTGCGCTTTCCGCGGCGGGAACGGGACCGGATCATCGCGCTGCCCGCGTACCTCGGTGACCAGCAGGAGGTCGCCGGAATCAAGTGGATCGCCAGCTGGCCGGGCAACACCGCGCAGGGTATACCGCGCGCCTCGGCCATGTTGATCCTCAACGATATGGCCACCGGCTACCCGTACGCGATGCTGGAGTCCTCGATCGTGTCCGCCACCCGCACCGCGGCCTCGGCCGTGCTGGCCGCCGAGGAGTTGCTCGGCGGGCGGGAGGCGAAGCGGGTGGGCTTCATCGGCACCGGCCTGATCGCCGAGCATGTGCGCCGGTTTCTCCGCGACCTGGACTGGAGGATCGGTAGCTACCGGCTTTTCGATCTCGACCCCGCGGCGGCCGCGCGATTCGGCGAGACCATCGGCACGGACGGGGGTGCCGAGGCACGGGTGTCGGAGGACGCCGCCGGGGCGTTCGCGGACGCCGATCTGGTGGTGATCGCGACGGTGGCGGGCGAGCCGCACCTGGTCGATCCGGACCTGCTGGCGCAGGCGCCGGTGGTGTTGCACCTCTCGCTGCGTGACCTCTCCCCCGAGCTGATCCTGGCGTCCACCAACGTCACCGACGACGCCGATCACGCGGTACGGGAACGGACCTCGCTGCACCTGGCCGAGCAGCGAACCGGAAACCGTACGTTCGTGCACGGCACCATCGGCGAGGTCCTGGACGGCACGCTGCGCCCGGTGCCCGGCCGGGCCACGGTGTTCACCCCGTTCGGGCTCGGCGTGCTGGACCTCGCCGTCGGCCGGTGGGTGCACGACCGGCTCACCGCGCAGGGCGGTGGCCTGCCGATTCCCGGATTCTTCGACGCCACGGAGTAG
- a CDS encoding ABC transporter permease — MDEWRIPVGEWTEEAIDWLQSVLGPVFEFVREVLLGAYENLADLLQFPAAWVMILILGGLGVLARGLVFGIGSIVALLLIQLMEQWPNAMQTLALVIVSVAVAGVLTVPIGILAAKSRMVSSIVRPVLDFMQTMPPLVYLIPAVVIFQVGVVPGIIATIIFAMPPGIRLTELGIRQVDPEVVEAGHAFGSSPGKILRHIQLPLALPTIMAGINQVIMLALSMVVLAGFVGGPGLGQEVLSAISRVDVGLGMEAGLSVVILAIYLDRVTAALGARSAVARQEQVA, encoded by the coding sequence ATGGATGAATGGCGTATACCGGTCGGTGAATGGACCGAGGAGGCCATCGACTGGCTGCAATCGGTGTTGGGTCCGGTCTTCGAGTTCGTGCGCGAGGTGCTCCTCGGCGCCTACGAGAACCTCGCCGACCTGCTGCAGTTCCCCGCGGCGTGGGTGATGATCCTGATCCTCGGCGGGCTCGGCGTGCTCGCCAGGGGGCTGGTGTTCGGCATCGGCAGCATCGTCGCGCTCCTGCTGATCCAGCTGATGGAGCAGTGGCCGAACGCCATGCAGACCCTCGCGCTGGTGATCGTGTCGGTGGCGGTCGCCGGAGTGCTCACGGTGCCGATCGGCATCCTCGCCGCCAAGTCCCGGATGGTCAGCAGCATCGTGCGGCCGGTGCTGGACTTCATGCAGACGATGCCGCCACTGGTCTACCTCATCCCCGCCGTCGTGATCTTCCAGGTCGGCGTGGTTCCCGGCATCATCGCGACGATCATCTTCGCGATGCCGCCCGGCATCCGGCTCACCGAGCTGGGAATCCGGCAGGTCGACCCGGAGGTGGTGGAGGCGGGACACGCCTTCGGCAGCTCCCCCGGCAAGATCCTGCGGCACATCCAACTTCCGCTCGCCCTCCCGACGATCATGGCCGGCATCAACCAGGTGATCATGCTGGCGCTGTCCATGGTGGTGCTGGCCGGCTTCGTCGGCGGCCCCGGGCTGGGCCAGGAAGTGCTCTCGGCCATTTCCCGAGTGGACGTCGGCCTCGGCATGGAGGCCGGCCTGTCCGTGGTGATCCTCGCGATCTACCTGGACAGGGTGACCGCGGCCCTCGGGGCCCGGTCCGCTGTCGCGCGCCAGGAACAGGTGGCGTGA
- a CDS encoding MarR family winged helix-turn-helix transcriptional regulator: protein MPESERAGAVAPDDVDAMADAVLTASRLLVAVSARSIAAVAEVITLPQFRLLVVLESRGPLKLTALADRLAVNPSTATRMVDRLVSAGFVSRETNPASRRELMVTLTGAGADVVADVTARRRAEITRIVGRMPPGTRQDLVRVLTVFAEAGDEPPVPGSAGGPLF, encoded by the coding sequence ATGCCAGAGAGCGAGCGCGCCGGGGCGGTGGCGCCCGATGACGTCGACGCGATGGCCGACGCCGTGTTGACGGCTTCCCGCTTGCTGGTGGCCGTGTCCGCGCGCTCGATTGCCGCGGTGGCCGAGGTGATCACCCTTCCGCAGTTTCGGCTGCTGGTAGTGCTGGAGAGCCGCGGGCCGCTCAAGCTGACCGCGCTCGCCGACCGGCTCGCGGTGAATCCCTCCACCGCCACGCGCATGGTCGATCGACTGGTGTCGGCCGGCTTCGTCAGCCGGGAGACCAACCCGGCCTCCCGGCGCGAGCTGATGGTGACGCTGACGGGGGCCGGTGCCGATGTGGTGGCGGACGTGACCGCGCGCAGGCGGGCCGAGATCACCCGTATTGTCGGCCGGATGCCCCCGGGTACCCGGCAGGATTTGGTCAGAGTGCTGACCGTGTTCGCGGAAGCCGGTGACGAGCCGCCGGTTCCCGGATCCGCGGGCGGTCCGTTGTTCTAG
- a CDS encoding chloride channel protein — protein sequence MPARQPLGRWLRESSAGLVTLALVIGAGAGLGAIAFRWLIDSGTRLFSGHADYSIAGGEAHPWLPALGPWFLLLAPVVAGLIYGPLVYRFAPEARGHGVPEVMYAVAERGGRIPLQVSGVKALASALCIGSGGSVGREGPIVQIGSALGSSLGGLARLPESRLRVLVACGAAGGIAATFNAPLAGPFFAMELLLRDFAMESFGAVVLASVTASVVGRAAFGDVAFLDLPAFSLRSPVEYLLFIGLGIVIGACGTLFTRVLYWIEDACDWAWRGPEWLRPAVGGLLLGGLLLLLPEMYGVGYPVLQHAVTGDYLFGFLLLLLFGKILATALTIGIGGSGGVFAPSLFVGAMGGTAFGIAVNAFLPGMTAGPGVYGLIGMGAAFAGAAGAPITAVIVLFELTGEYSIILPLMTAIVIATLTGRALSRDTIYTLKLRRRGIDLDRRPESRGLAGTTVAAAMEALPEPLPGRTHLAEAAHALAVSQRGILPVVGDDGDYHGCVTARAVTEALADDSAAKGTVDGLAELPPLLTRESGIPEALAALSDAPGTGLPVLSAERRLVGWVTHQSILDALHPPAARTHPTREQKGTTEP from the coding sequence GTGCCGGCGCGTCAGCCGCTCGGTCGCTGGCTGCGGGAGAGCTCGGCGGGCCTGGTCACCCTCGCGCTGGTGATCGGCGCGGGCGCGGGACTCGGCGCGATCGCCTTCCGCTGGCTGATCGACAGCGGTACCCGGTTGTTCTCCGGGCACGCCGACTACTCGATCGCCGGTGGCGAGGCGCATCCATGGCTGCCCGCGCTCGGGCCCTGGTTCCTGCTGCTGGCGCCGGTGGTGGCCGGCCTGATCTACGGCCCACTGGTATACCGGTTCGCGCCCGAGGCACGCGGCCACGGGGTGCCGGAGGTCATGTACGCGGTCGCCGAGCGCGGTGGCCGAATCCCGCTGCAGGTCAGCGGCGTGAAGGCGCTCGCATCGGCCTTGTGCATCGGATCGGGCGGCTCGGTCGGCCGCGAGGGCCCGATCGTGCAGATCGGCTCGGCGCTGGGCTCCAGCCTCGGCGGGCTCGCCAGGCTGCCGGAGTCCCGCCTGCGGGTGCTGGTCGCCTGCGGCGCCGCGGGCGGGATCGCCGCCACCTTCAACGCACCGCTTGCCGGCCCGTTCTTCGCGATGGAGCTGCTGTTGCGGGACTTCGCGATGGAGTCCTTCGGCGCGGTCGTGCTGGCCAGCGTGACGGCCAGTGTCGTGGGGCGGGCCGCGTTCGGGGACGTCGCGTTCCTCGACCTGCCCGCGTTCAGCCTGCGCAGCCCGGTCGAGTACCTGCTGTTCATCGGGCTCGGCATCGTCATCGGCGCCTGCGGGACGCTGTTCACCCGGGTGCTGTACTGGATCGAGGACGCCTGCGACTGGGCCTGGCGCGGCCCGGAGTGGCTACGGCCCGCGGTGGGCGGGCTGCTGCTCGGCGGGCTGCTGCTCCTGCTGCCGGAGATGTACGGGGTCGGCTACCCGGTGCTGCAACACGCCGTGACCGGCGACTACCTGTTCGGCTTCCTGCTTCTGCTGCTGTTCGGCAAGATCCTGGCGACCGCGCTGACGATCGGCATCGGCGGTTCCGGCGGGGTGTTCGCGCCCTCGTTGTTCGTCGGCGCGATGGGCGGAACGGCCTTCGGGATCGCGGTGAACGCCTTCCTGCCGGGCATGACCGCGGGACCGGGCGTCTACGGGCTGATCGGCATGGGCGCGGCCTTCGCCGGCGCGGCCGGTGCACCGATCACCGCGGTGATCGTGCTGTTCGAGCTCACCGGCGAGTACTCGATCATCCTGCCGCTGATGACCGCCATCGTGATCGCCACGCTCACCGGGCGGGCGCTGTCCAGGGACACCATCTACACGCTCAAGCTGCGCCGCCGCGGGATCGACCTCGACCGGCGTCCGGAGTCGCGCGGGCTCGCGGGCACCACGGTCGCCGCCGCGATGGAGGCGCTGCCCGAACCGCTGCCGGGTCGCACCCACCTTGCCGAGGCAGCGCATGCGCTCGCCGTCTCCCAGCGGGGTATCCTCCCGGTGGTCGGCGATGATGGCGACTACCACGGCTGCGTGACGGCACGAGCGGTCACCGAGGCGCTGGCGGACGACTCCGCCGCGAAGGGCACGGTGGACGGCCTCGCCGAGCTACCGCCGCTGCTCACCCGCGAGTCCGGCATCCCGGAGGCACTGGCCGCGCTCTCCGACGCGCCGGGCACCGGCCTGCCCGTCCTTTCCGCGGAGCGCAGGCTGGTCGGCTGGGTCACGCACCAGTCGATCCTGGACGCGCTGCACCCGCCCGCGGCGCGCACGCACCCGACACGGGAGCAGAAAGGAACCACCGAACCGTGA
- a CDS encoding glycine betaine ABC transporter substrate-binding protein: MSNVSKAARLTAVAATALLVLAACGGDDGGDAGGQTDGGGDGALAGKDITIGVFSGWEEGLAASYLWGHILEEEGATVEYQTADPGPIYSGVAQGQFDVGFDAWLPATHEDYWAEHGEKLEDLGTWFTDAPLTIAVNEDAPIQSLDELAGAADQFDNRLVGIEPGAGLTRITKEEVIPTYGLDDMQFIESSTPAMLAELEGAIDSGKNVVVTLWRPHWAYDAFPIRDLEDPQNALGDPEEIHSFGREGFATDFPEVAKWIGNFTMTDEQLHSLEKIMFFENDGEDNEKSVDTWLQDNPDFISNLKAGNL, translated from the coding sequence ATGAGCAACGTCAGTAAGGCGGCGCGGCTGACCGCCGTCGCCGCCACGGCCTTACTGGTCCTTGCGGCCTGCGGTGGGGACGACGGGGGTGACGCAGGCGGTCAGACCGACGGCGGCGGTGACGGCGCGTTGGCGGGCAAGGACATCACGATCGGCGTGTTCAGCGGTTGGGAGGAGGGCCTCGCCGCCTCCTACCTGTGGGGGCACATCCTCGAGGAGGAGGGTGCCACGGTCGAGTACCAGACCGCCGACCCCGGGCCGATCTACTCGGGCGTCGCGCAGGGGCAGTTCGACGTCGGGTTCGACGCCTGGCTGCCGGCCACGCACGAGGACTACTGGGCCGAGCACGGCGAGAAGCTCGAGGATCTCGGCACCTGGTTCACCGACGCGCCGCTGACCATCGCGGTGAACGAGGACGCACCGATCCAGTCGCTCGACGAGCTCGCGGGCGCGGCCGACCAGTTCGACAACCGCCTGGTGGGCATCGAGCCGGGCGCCGGCCTGACCCGGATCACCAAGGAGGAGGTGATCCCGACCTACGGTCTTGACGACATGCAGTTCATCGAGTCCTCGACGCCCGCCATGCTCGCCGAGTTGGAGGGCGCGATCGACAGCGGCAAGAACGTCGTCGTCACCCTCTGGCGCCCGCACTGGGCCTACGACGCGTTCCCGATCCGGGATCTCGAGGACCCGCAGAACGCGCTCGGCGACCCGGAGGAGATCCACTCCTTCGGCCGCGAGGGTTTCGCGACCGACTTTCCCGAGGTCGCGAAGTGGATCGGCAACTTCACGATGACCGACGAGCAGCTGCACTCGCTGGAGAAGATCATGTTCTTCGAGAACGACGGCGAGGACAACGAGAAGTCGGTCGACACCTGGTTGCAGGACAACCCGGACTTCATCAGCAACCTGAAGGCGGGAAACCTGTAA